The DNA region AGCTGGAATTTGGACAATTAGTCGTTACAGCCGCGATCGCGCTTGTGCTGCTAATAGTCTAAACCCAAAAATGGTACAGATGATGCCTTGTGCAATTGACGGCGATAAATTTACTCCTGGTTCCAAGCAGCCAGAATTAGAAAAGAAGTATGGCTTAACTGGTGCTAAGGTGCTAATGACAGTAGCACGGTTATGGTCAGGGGATATTTATAAGGGTGTAGATGTAACGATTCGGGCATTACCACAAATCGCTCAAGTTTTCCCAGAAGTGAAATATTTGGTAATTGGTCGCGGTGATGACCAACCGCGATTAGCTAAACTGGCTGCATATTTAGGTGTGAGCGATCGCGTCGTATTTGCTGGTTTCGTTGCTACAGAAGAATTAATGGAACATTACCGCCTTGCTGATGCCTATATTATGCCTTCGCAAGAAGGCTTTGGCATAGTTTATCTAGAAGCAATGGCTTGTGGAGTGCCTGTATTATCTGGTGACGACGATGGTTCAGCTGATCCTTTGCAAGATGGTAAACTGGGATGGCGAGTCCCACACCGCAGCCCTGATGCGGTAGCAACGGCTTGTATAGAAATGCTTCAAGGGAATGACCAACGATGTAATGGAGAGTGGC from Nostoc commune NIES-4072 includes:
- a CDS encoding glycosyltransferase → MHITRVTENLKLGDKINKKTNHVFVFLEIFAHEGGIQSYIKDIFRAYLGLSQVYKAEVFLLRDSPDSLNPFKDKNLKFHYFKNQSSQIGRLKMAAALLKCLLQNRPEQVFCGHINLGVLVQTLCQPLGIPYTVLTYGKEVWEPLKNQERRALTSAAGIWTISRYSRDRACAANSLNPKMVQMMPCAIDGDKFTPGSKQPELEKKYGLTGAKVLMTVARLWSGDIYKGVDVTIRALPQIAQVFPEVKYLVIGRGDDQPRLAKLAAYLGVSDRVVFAGFVATEELMEHYRLADAYIMPSQEGFGIVYLEAMACGVPVLSGDDDGSADPLQDGKLGWRVPHRSPDAVATACIEMLQGNDQRCNGEWLREQAIALFGIDAFQQHLQKILLSPAMKSI